A genomic segment from Microbulbifer elongatus encodes:
- a CDS encoding DUF2239 family protein, protein MTNEYVAILAQSLVARGSLASVVREAKARADGVDPIVLEIDSCKRLEIDWHGDPDTIVARVQQLGSPAPARRGRPKLGVTSKEVTLLPRHWEWLATQRGGASVTLRRLVDAAMKNATAEERISMKQNQLYNLLNLFADAPGFEEAARSMYRNSRVGFEKAITDWSADVRDLLLEKFDEIAAIHQGQENEVGE, encoded by the coding sequence ATGACAAACGAGTACGTGGCGATTCTGGCGCAGTCATTGGTTGCGCGGGGCTCACTGGCATCGGTGGTGCGTGAAGCCAAAGCGCGAGCGGATGGCGTGGACCCAATTGTGCTGGAGATCGACTCCTGCAAGCGCTTGGAGATCGATTGGCACGGTGATCCGGATACGATAGTGGCGCGGGTGCAACAACTGGGCAGCCCGGCGCCGGCCAGGCGTGGTCGGCCCAAGCTCGGGGTGACCTCAAAAGAGGTAACCCTGCTGCCCCGCCACTGGGAATGGTTGGCGACACAGCGCGGTGGGGCATCGGTGACACTGCGCCGCCTTGTGGATGCGGCGATGAAGAATGCCACTGCGGAAGAGCGCATCAGCATGAAACAGAATCAGTTGTATAACCTGTTGAATCTGTTCGCTGATGCACCGGGCTTTGAAGAGGCTGCGCGCTCCATGTATCGCAACAGTCGTGTGGGTTTCGAAAAGGCCATTACCGACTGGTCCGCCGACGTCAGAGACTTGCTGTTAGAGAAATTCGATGAGATAGCGGCCATCCATCAAGGGCAGGAAAATGAGGTGGGTGAGTGA
- a CDS encoding lysophospholipid acyltransferase family protein, translating to MDIKGQLAAGALKLIGLLPLRWSRRLGSVVGYCAATIGSDSLRISRINLEHCYPEMPAATRDKLARQSVIGTAQTGFEVASLWRKPWSQAEDNIERVRNQQLLTEGVDEGRGVLVLAPHIGNWEIFGQFLATVGPTTSLYAPPKIEALDPLIRAGREKTGANLVPTNVRGVRALLKALKAGGIVGVLPDQEPDLSGGEFAPFFGHPTLTMTLAYNLIQRTGCKVVFGFAKRLEHGFELVFLPVEKAIYSEETKVSLAALNRGVEACIAEAPEQYQWEYKRFRRGPEGRTGLYKKK from the coding sequence TTGGATATCAAAGGGCAATTGGCCGCAGGCGCATTGAAGTTGATCGGTTTGCTACCCCTGCGCTGGTCGCGCCGTCTCGGCAGCGTGGTGGGTTATTGCGCCGCAACCATCGGTAGCGACAGTCTCCGTATCAGCCGTATCAACCTCGAACACTGCTACCCGGAGATGCCAGCCGCGACCCGCGACAAACTCGCCCGCCAGAGTGTGATCGGCACAGCACAGACCGGGTTCGAGGTTGCGAGCCTGTGGCGCAAGCCCTGGAGCCAGGCCGAAGACAATATCGAGCGGGTGCGCAACCAGCAGTTGCTGACTGAGGGGGTGGATGAAGGCCGCGGCGTGCTGGTGCTGGCCCCGCATATTGGCAACTGGGAAATTTTTGGTCAGTTCCTCGCCACTGTAGGGCCCACCACCAGCCTTTATGCACCGCCGAAAATCGAGGCGTTGGATCCGCTGATTCGCGCTGGCCGCGAAAAAACCGGTGCCAATCTGGTGCCTACCAATGTGCGTGGTGTGCGCGCCCTGTTAAAGGCATTGAAAGCAGGGGGGATAGTGGGGGTTCTTCCCGACCAGGAACCGGACCTCTCCGGCGGCGAATTCGCCCCCTTTTTCGGCCATCCCACTTTGACCATGACCCTGGCGTATAACCTGATTCAGCGTACCGGCTGCAAGGTGGTGTTTGGCTTTGCCAAGCGCCTGGAGCACGGTTTTGAGCTGGTATTTTTACCCGTAGAAAAAGCAATCTACAGCGAAGAGACCAAAGTCTCCCTCGCGGCGCTCAACCGCGGCGTGGAAGCATGTATTGCGGAAGCGCCGGAGCAGTATCAGTGGGAGTACAAACGCTTCCGGCGCGGGCCAGAGGGCCGAACCGGATTGTATAAGAAGAAGTGA
- the glyQ gene encoding glycine--tRNA ligase subunit alpha produces MSEQQTSRSAPAQDLSTFQGLIFTLQEYWARQGCVILQPLDMEVGAGTFHPATFLRAIGPETWNAAYVQPCRRPTDGRYGENPNRLQHYYQYQVVMKPSPANIQDLYLDSLRALGIDPAVHDIRFVEDNWESPTLGAWGLGWEVWLNGMEVTQFTYFQQVGGLECYPVTGEITYGIERIAMYLQGVESIYDLVWTRNADGTPVTYGDVFHQNEVEMSRYNFEHADVEFLFSTFDHCERESQRLIELGLPLPAYEQVMKASHAFNLLDARHAISVTERQRFILRVRTLARAVAQAYFDARHALGFPLATEQARNDVLAQLEAQKEKK; encoded by the coding sequence GTGTCCGAGCAACAAACCAGCCGTTCTGCCCCGGCGCAGGACCTGAGCACCTTTCAGGGACTGATTTTTACCCTGCAGGAATACTGGGCGCGCCAAGGGTGCGTCATTCTACAGCCTCTGGATATGGAAGTGGGCGCTGGCACCTTCCACCCCGCCACCTTCCTCCGCGCCATCGGTCCGGAAACCTGGAATGCGGCCTATGTGCAGCCCTGCCGCCGCCCCACCGACGGTCGCTACGGGGAGAACCCCAACCGCCTGCAGCACTACTACCAGTATCAGGTGGTAATGAAGCCCTCCCCGGCGAATATCCAGGACCTGTATCTGGACAGCCTGCGCGCCCTGGGGATCGACCCGGCGGTGCACGATATCCGCTTTGTGGAAGACAACTGGGAATCCCCCACCCTGGGCGCCTGGGGACTCGGCTGGGAAGTGTGGCTGAACGGCATGGAAGTGACCCAGTTCACCTACTTCCAGCAGGTGGGCGGTCTGGAGTGCTACCCGGTAACCGGCGAGATCACCTACGGTATCGAACGTATCGCCATGTACCTGCAGGGCGTGGAGTCCATTTATGACCTGGTGTGGACCCGCAACGCCGACGGTACTCCGGTAACCTACGGCGATGTGTTCCACCAGAACGAAGTGGAAATGTCCCGCTATAACTTCGAGCACGCGGACGTGGAATTCCTGTTCAGTACCTTCGATCACTGCGAACGCGAAAGCCAGCGCCTGATCGAGCTGGGCCTGCCGCTGCCCGCTTACGAGCAGGTGATGAAAGCGTCCCACGCGTTCAACCTGCTGGATGCCCGCCACGCGATTTCCGTGACCGAGCGCCAGCGCTTTATTCTGCGTGTGCGCACCCTGGCGCGTGCGGTAGCCCAGGCCTATTTCGATGCCCGTCACGCCCTCGGTTTCCCACTGGCCACCGAGCAGGCCCGCAACGATGTACTGGCACAACTTGAAGCGCAGAAGGAGAAGAAGTAA
- the glyS gene encoding glycine--tRNA ligase subunit beta: protein MAQDFLVELGTEELPPKALNKLMQAFADGIEQGLKDAELEHGAINAYASPRRLAVSVSDLAERQQDKQIEKHGPAVAAAFDKDGNPTKAAQGFARGAGVSVDELARVQTDKGERLAFISEQKGEATSKLLGGIVSKSLAQLPIPKRMRWGARKEEFVRPVHWLVMLFGNEVVDAEVLGLKAGNSTRGHRFHCNRELTVASANDYVQQLRDPGFVVVDFAERREMIREQVQAEANNVNGEAVIDDDLLNEVTALVEWPVALTGRFEKRFLDVPAEALISSMKEHQKYFHVIDEDGKLMPFFITVSNIESTDAKQVIEGNERVIRPRLSDAAFFFETDKKTSLEARREKLKSIVFQQKLGTVYDKTERLAKLAAAIAEKIGGDSALAQRAAQLCKSDLVTEMVFEFADMQGIAGYYYAENDGEPLDVAKAMYEQYMPKFAGDDLPQTETGTIVALADRIDTLVGIFGIGQPPSGSRDPFALRRASLGVLRLLVEKNIDLDLRDLLTLARDGYPRTALAEYDNVVEQTLAYMIERFRARYEDAGIKAEVFLAVSARKLSRPLDIDSRVKAVHNFSQLPEAQALAAANKRVSNILAKLDGPAPSEVDQAMLQEDAEKALYLAVRDAEEAVAPLYAEARFDEGLAGLAGLRETVDNFFDGVMVMADDEQLRSNRLALLAQLRALFLEVADISQLAPAK from the coding sequence ATGGCTCAGGATTTTCTGGTTGAGCTGGGCACCGAAGAGCTGCCCCCGAAAGCGCTGAACAAATTGATGCAGGCCTTTGCCGACGGCATTGAGCAGGGACTGAAAGACGCCGAGCTTGAACACGGCGCCATCAATGCTTACGCCAGCCCGCGTCGCCTCGCGGTTTCCGTGAGCGACCTCGCCGAGCGCCAGCAGGACAAACAGATTGAAAAGCACGGCCCCGCCGTTGCCGCCGCCTTCGATAAAGACGGCAATCCCACCAAAGCCGCGCAGGGTTTTGCCCGCGGTGCCGGTGTCAGCGTCGATGAACTGGCGCGGGTACAAACGGACAAAGGCGAGCGCCTGGCATTTATCAGCGAACAGAAAGGCGAAGCCACCAGTAAACTGCTGGGCGGCATCGTCAGTAAATCCCTGGCGCAACTGCCCATCCCCAAGCGTATGCGCTGGGGCGCGCGCAAAGAAGAGTTTGTGCGCCCGGTGCATTGGCTGGTCATGCTGTTCGGCAACGAAGTGGTCGATGCGGAAGTGCTCGGCCTGAAAGCCGGCAACAGCACCCGTGGTCACCGCTTCCACTGCAACCGCGAACTCACCGTGGCCTCCGCCAACGATTACGTACAACAGTTACGCGACCCGGGCTTTGTGGTCGTGGACTTCGCCGAGCGCCGTGAAATGATTCGCGAACAGGTGCAGGCAGAAGCCAACAATGTAAACGGTGAAGCGGTTATCGATGACGATCTGCTCAACGAAGTCACCGCACTGGTGGAATGGCCGGTGGCACTGACCGGACGCTTTGAGAAGCGCTTTCTCGATGTACCCGCGGAAGCCCTGATCTCTTCCATGAAAGAGCATCAGAAGTATTTCCACGTGATCGACGAAGATGGCAAGTTGATGCCCTTCTTCATCACCGTTTCCAATATCGAAAGCACCGATGCCAAGCAGGTGATCGAGGGTAACGAGCGGGTGATTCGCCCGCGCTTGTCCGATGCGGCGTTCTTTTTCGAAACTGACAAGAAAACCAGTCTCGAAGCGCGCCGGGAAAAACTCAAGTCCATCGTGTTCCAGCAGAAGCTGGGGACCGTGTACGACAAGACCGAACGCCTCGCCAAACTGGCCGCTGCCATTGCGGAAAAAATCGGGGGCGACTCGGCGCTGGCCCAGCGCGCTGCGCAGCTTTGTAAATCAGATCTGGTCACCGAAATGGTGTTCGAGTTTGCCGATATGCAGGGCATTGCCGGTTATTACTACGCAGAAAACGACGGTGAACCGCTGGATGTCGCCAAAGCCATGTACGAGCAGTACATGCCCAAGTTTGCCGGCGATGATCTGCCGCAAACCGAGACCGGCACCATCGTCGCCCTCGCTGATCGTATCGACACCCTCGTGGGCATATTCGGTATCGGCCAACCGCCCAGCGGTTCCCGCGACCCCTTCGCCCTGCGCCGCGCCAGCCTGGGCGTACTGCGCCTGCTGGTGGAAAAGAACATCGACCTGGACCTGCGCGACCTGCTCACCCTGGCCCGCGATGGCTACCCGCGCACCGCGCTGGCGGAGTACGACAACGTCGTCGAGCAGACCCTGGCGTATATGATCGAGCGCTTTCGCGCCCGTTATGAAGACGCCGGCATCAAGGCCGAAGTTTTCCTTGCGGTGTCTGCACGCAAGCTGTCCCGTCCGCTGGATATCGACAGTCGCGTCAAAGCGGTACACAACTTCAGTCAGCTGCCGGAGGCGCAGGCACTGGCCGCGGCCAACAAGCGGGTTTCCAATATTCTTGCGAAACTCGACGGCCCGGCACCCAGTGAGGTAGATCAGGCGATGTTGCAGGAAGATGCGGAAAAGGCGCTGTATCTGGCCGTTCGCGACGCCGAGGAAGCCGTGGCACCGCTGTATGCCGAAGCCCGTTTCGACGAAGGCCTTGCCGGCCTGGCCGGGCTGCGTGAAACCGTGGACAACTTCTTCGACGGCGTGATGGTCATGGCCGACGACGAACAGCTGCGCAGCAACCGCCTGGCACTGCTGGCGCAATTGCGCGCGCTATTCCTCGAGGTTGCGGATATTTCCCAGCTGGCGCCGGCCAAGTAA
- the gmhB gene encoding D-glycero-beta-D-manno-heptose 1,7-bisphosphate 7-phosphatase → MAIIVLDRDGVINEHRDDHVKSVDDWVAIPGSIDAMARLSQAGHQLVIATNQCGLALGHFDLDDLEAMHGKLRALVEDAGGTVSGIFYCPHTVDDRCRCRKPETGLLDVIEAEFDTSLHGSYFVGDRISDLQCAVSKGCKPVLVRTGCGEQTLAQLIENPDERLTHTRVMRDLAEFSEFFLQ, encoded by the coding sequence ATGGCCATTATCGTTCTCGACCGCGACGGTGTGATCAACGAGCACCGTGACGATCACGTAAAGTCCGTCGATGACTGGGTAGCAATTCCCGGCAGTATCGACGCCATGGCGCGACTCAGTCAGGCCGGGCATCAGCTGGTGATTGCCACCAATCAGTGCGGCCTGGCGCTCGGCCACTTTGACCTGGACGATCTCGAAGCCATGCATGGGAAATTGCGTGCACTGGTGGAAGACGCCGGCGGTACCGTTTCCGGAATTTTCTATTGCCCGCACACAGTGGATGACCGCTGTCGCTGTCGTAAACCCGAAACCGGTTTACTTGACGTCATCGAAGCCGAGTTCGATACCAGTCTGCACGGGAGTTATTTTGTCGGGGATCGTATCAGCGATCTGCAATGCGCGGTGTCAAAGGGCTGTAAACCGGTACTGGTGAGAACTGGCTGTGGTGAGCAAACCCTGGCGCAGTTGATTGAGAACCCTGACGAGCGCCTGACCCATACGCGGGTTATGCGTGACCTCGCCGAATTTTCTGAATTTTTCTTACAGTAA
- a CDS encoding S8 family serine peptidase, giving the protein MLAVSLLVSLQAQSSDSTQQPSRPEVQKKTYIVQFTDKPLIAYDGTVHGFAATRPPSNRKIDLNSSAVKQYAAFLRQQKNAALTAVGGAQTLHNYEVAFNGVAAKMSAKQAEQLRNRKDVLGVWEDQLLKPQTNSTYQYLGLDNFPGPWLLGATGEDIVIGIIDSGVYPEHPSLEDTRTPKRGHIGRPMLYDAVPESFVGEGCEFGNTAFNPDDQPFDCNNKLVKAQAFSEGFLAVNTLADYEFLSARDADGHGTHTATTAAGNYGVEGTANGDSTGTLSGVAPRARVAVYKVCWDAPDPDDSGCFSSDSMAAIDQAVADGVDVINYSVGGASTQFTGPDDIAFLFAADAGVFVATSAGNAGPGSETIGTPSGVPWITSVAASEDNQSFGTGIAIDAPTELAGIFEGLEGSGPVQLADSGAIASIIVNAEPLDACTPLTNTESMAGSIALVVRGGCAFSDKYNQAAAAGASAIVVYNDGTAPDRIDPITMSAPDTTIPGIMIRYPDGAALAGAAAPSGTLSPEIQVPRNNRIAGFSSRGANAGAPDIIKPDIAAPGVGIIAGISPVGSGEIYGALSGTSMASPHIAGVMALLKQAHPDWTPAMARSAMMTSARQNLRKSFGDDRADPFDFGAGMVQPANAFFPGLVYDAGFYDYLAFLCGAELQTSIVPAEDCTYLEANGFSTDSSDLNLPSIGIAELVGSQTITRRVTSVEKGVRWYWAEVDAPEGVQVQVTPRILRLREGETATYQVTFTATDEAALGEWAFGALSWSQGFRKVRSPIAVRPVPIATAASVTASGTDGNLAIPLTFGYAGAYSATMNGIAEGIPSTGAVEDGLDDLIFFEVPEGTRFSRFALFDEDVGAGDGSDDLDLQVLGPAAAGWPLVGSSGTPSSAEQVDMQNPEPGLYAVFVVDYASAPGPTPYTLFNFNLQGDSGNTALDGPATASVGDAGTLHVEWMGLSDDSRALGIISHHNDTGVIGTTEVSISTR; this is encoded by the coding sequence TTGCTGGCAGTCAGTCTGCTTGTTTCCCTGCAGGCGCAATCCAGTGACAGCACACAACAACCCTCCCGCCCGGAAGTTCAGAAGAAAACCTACATCGTACAGTTTACCGACAAGCCGTTAATTGCCTACGATGGAACCGTTCACGGCTTTGCGGCAACCAGGCCCCCTAGCAACCGAAAGATTGACTTGAACAGTAGCGCGGTAAAACAGTACGCGGCATTTTTGCGGCAACAAAAAAATGCCGCACTCACCGCTGTTGGCGGTGCCCAGACACTCCACAATTACGAGGTCGCCTTTAATGGTGTGGCCGCGAAAATGTCCGCGAAACAGGCGGAGCAGTTGCGCAATCGCAAAGACGTTCTCGGTGTCTGGGAAGATCAGCTGTTAAAGCCGCAAACGAATTCCACTTACCAGTATCTCGGTCTCGATAATTTTCCCGGCCCCTGGCTGTTGGGCGCGACCGGTGAGGATATCGTTATCGGCATCATTGATTCCGGCGTTTATCCGGAACATCCGAGCCTGGAAGATACACGCACCCCAAAGCGTGGCCATATCGGTCGCCCGATGCTCTATGACGCGGTTCCGGAATCTTTCGTGGGGGAAGGCTGCGAGTTCGGCAATACGGCGTTCAATCCCGACGACCAGCCTTTTGACTGCAACAATAAACTCGTCAAGGCACAGGCATTTTCCGAAGGTTTCCTCGCGGTAAACACACTGGCGGATTATGAGTTTCTTTCAGCGCGGGATGCGGACGGACATGGCACACACACTGCGACGACCGCTGCCGGTAATTACGGTGTCGAGGGCACAGCCAACGGTGATAGCACCGGAACCCTGAGTGGTGTTGCGCCCCGCGCGCGGGTTGCGGTCTACAAAGTCTGCTGGGATGCACCAGACCCGGATGACAGTGGCTGCTTTTCCTCAGATTCGATGGCCGCCATTGATCAGGCTGTGGCCGATGGCGTCGATGTGATCAATTATTCCGTGGGCGGTGCCAGCACCCAGTTTACCGGGCCGGACGATATCGCCTTCCTGTTCGCGGCAGATGCCGGGGTGTTTGTAGCGACCTCCGCGGGCAATGCCGGTCCGGGCAGTGAGACCATCGGCACTCCCTCGGGTGTGCCATGGATCACTTCCGTTGCAGCTTCGGAAGACAATCAGAGTTTCGGTACCGGCATCGCCATTGACGCCCCCACGGAGCTCGCTGGAATCTTTGAGGGGCTCGAAGGTTCGGGCCCGGTACAGTTGGCCGATAGTGGCGCCATCGCCTCGATCATCGTCAATGCAGAACCATTGGATGCCTGTACCCCGCTCACCAATACCGAGTCGATGGCGGGAAGTATTGCCCTGGTGGTGCGCGGCGGCTGCGCATTCAGCGATAAGTACAATCAGGCAGCCGCGGCCGGCGCAAGCGCCATTGTGGTGTACAACGATGGCACCGCACCCGACCGCATCGACCCCATCACCATGTCGGCTCCTGACACCACCATACCGGGGATTATGATCCGCTACCCGGACGGTGCAGCGCTCGCTGGCGCAGCAGCGCCGAGTGGCACGCTCAGCCCGGAGATCCAGGTACCGCGGAATAATCGCATCGCCGGTTTTTCTTCCCGCGGCGCCAATGCCGGCGCACCGGACATTATCAAACCGGATATCGCTGCGCCGGGGGTGGGTATCATTGCCGGTATATCTCCGGTCGGTTCCGGTGAAATCTATGGCGCGCTCAGTGGCACCTCTATGGCGAGTCCGCATATTGCCGGGGTCATGGCGCTGCTCAAGCAGGCACATCCGGACTGGACGCCGGCAATGGCCCGCTCCGCGATGATGACCAGTGCGCGACAGAACCTCAGAAAATCCTTTGGTGACGACCGTGCCGACCCCTTCGATTTTGGGGCCGGTATGGTGCAACCCGCCAATGCGTTCTTCCCCGGACTGGTGTACGACGCGGGATTCTATGACTACCTGGCATTTCTCTGCGGTGCGGAACTACAGACCTCGATTGTACCGGCGGAGGACTGCACCTACCTCGAAGCCAACGGCTTCTCTACGGACTCATCAGACCTGAACCTGCCGTCGATCGGTATCGCGGAACTGGTGGGTAGCCAGACCATTACTCGGCGGGTGACCAGCGTGGAGAAGGGGGTGCGCTGGTACTGGGCCGAAGTTGATGCGCCTGAGGGCGTTCAGGTACAGGTAACGCCCCGGATTCTGCGCCTGCGCGAAGGTGAAACGGCGACTTATCAGGTGACCTTTACCGCGACCGACGAGGCCGCGCTCGGCGAGTGGGCATTCGGTGCGCTCAGCTGGTCTCAGGGATTTCGCAAGGTCCGCAGTCCAATCGCCGTTCGCCCGGTACCCATTGCTACCGCAGCTTCCGTGACGGCGAGCGGTACCGATGGCAACTTGGCGATCCCCCTGACGTTCGGCTATGCGGGTGCCTATAGCGCTACCATGAATGGCATTGCCGAAGGCATTCCAAGCACAGGTGCGGTAGAAGATGGCCTCGATGACCTGATCTTCTTCGAGGTACCTGAGGGTACCCGCTTCTCCCGCTTTGCGCTTTTTGATGAAGACGTGGGCGCCGGCGACGGTTCTGACGATCTCGACCTTCAGGTACTCGGCCCCGCGGCCGCCGGGTGGCCACTGGTGGGATCCAGTGGGACCCCCAGCTCCGCAGAACAGGTGGATATGCAGAACCCCGAACCCGGTCTCTACGCCGTGTTTGTGGTGGACTATGCATCGGCGCCAGGCCCCACACCTTACACCCTGTTCAATTTCAATCTGCAGGGTGACAGTGGGAATACAGCATTGGATGGTCCGGCGACAGCCTCGGTCGGTGACGCCGGTACGCTGCACGTCGAGTGGATGGGACTCAGCGACGACAGCCGCGCCCTGGGTATCATCTCACATCACAATGACACCGGCGTCATCGGTACCACGGAGGTGTCGATCAGCACGCGCTGA
- a CDS encoding class I SAM-dependent rRNA methyltransferase, which produces MQQLILNPRAERRLKLGHLWIYSNEVDTKRSPLKGIAPGTQCEILESNGKSLGFALVNPNQLICARLVSRKGPFTAKQLKRRLENALALRERYFSHPSYRMVYGDSDGLPGLVVDRFGGYLVVQISSWGMENLVQDIVDALTALVKPVGILLRNDHQGRKVEELPEHCEVAQGEVPEMVPFEENGVSLLAPVHAGQKTGWFYDHRENRARLNQWVRGRRVLDLFSYAGGWGVQALAHGASTVTCVDASAQALDWCEENATLNHRQNDLITIQGKAIDAMKELIATGERYDAIVLDPPAFIKRRKDQKSGEAAYRHINELALRLLERNGVLVSASCSMHLASDTLLEILRGAGRHLDKNISVIGSGGQGADHPVHPAIPETRYLKAHFVHLTGTTQ; this is translated from the coding sequence GTGCAACAACTCATTCTCAACCCCCGCGCCGAGCGCCGCCTCAAACTGGGCCACCTGTGGATTTACAGTAATGAAGTAGATACCAAGCGCAGCCCACTGAAAGGTATTGCCCCGGGTACACAGTGTGAAATTCTCGAGAGCAACGGAAAAAGCCTGGGGTTTGCCCTGGTCAACCCGAATCAGCTGATTTGTGCGCGTCTGGTTTCCCGCAAGGGGCCATTTACCGCAAAGCAGTTGAAGCGACGCCTGGAGAACGCCCTCGCCCTGCGCGAGCGGTATTTTTCCCATCCAAGTTATCGCATGGTGTACGGGGATTCCGACGGCCTGCCCGGGTTGGTGGTCGATCGATTCGGCGGTTACCTGGTGGTGCAGATCAGCAGCTGGGGTATGGAAAACCTTGTGCAGGATATCGTCGACGCCCTGACCGCTCTGGTGAAACCGGTGGGCATTCTGCTGCGCAATGATCACCAGGGGCGCAAGGTGGAAGAGCTGCCAGAGCACTGTGAGGTTGCACAGGGTGAGGTCCCGGAGATGGTGCCGTTCGAGGAGAACGGTGTGTCGCTTCTGGCGCCGGTGCACGCAGGCCAGAAAACCGGCTGGTTTTACGATCACCGCGAAAACCGCGCACGTCTGAATCAGTGGGTCAGAGGCCGGCGTGTCCTGGACCTGTTTTCTTACGCCGGCGGCTGGGGTGTGCAAGCACTCGCTCACGGTGCCAGCACGGTCACCTGTGTAGATGCCTCAGCGCAGGCGCTCGACTGGTGTGAGGAGAATGCGACGCTCAATCATCGGCAGAACGACCTGATTACCATTCAGGGAAAAGCGATCGACGCAATGAAAGAGCTTATCGCGACCGGCGAGCGCTATGATGCGATCGTGCTCGACCCGCCCGCCTTTATCAAGCGCCGCAAGGACCAGAAATCCGGTGAGGCGGCCTACCGTCATATCAACGAGCTGGCGCTGCGACTGCTGGAAAGGAACGGTGTGCTGGTCAGCGCTTCCTGCTCGATGCACCTGGCCTCGGATACGCTGCTGGAGATTCTCCGCGGCGCCGGTCGTCACCTCGACAAGAACATCAGTGTGATCGGCAGTGGTGGCCAGGGGGCAGACCACCCGGTGCACCCTGCGATTCCGGAAACCCGGTACCTGAAAGCACACTTTGTGCACCTGACCGGTACCACGCAATAA